In Polaromonas sp. JS666, one genomic interval encodes:
- a CDS encoding bifunctional riboflavin kinase/FAD synthetase has product MKVFRGYHHPELAPGCALTIGNFDGVHRGHQAMLALLKNEAQHRGVPSCVMSFEPHPRDYFAAVARKPELAPARIATLRDKLTELARCGIDQCVVLSFNARLSSQAPEAFIQDVLVQGLGTKYVLVGDDFRFGAKRAGDYAMLDAAGERLGFDVARMNSYEVHGTRVSSSAVREALGEGRMDRVASLLGRPYSISGHVVHGRKLGRDLGFRTLNLRFSHWKPAASGIFAVHVHGLADQPLPGVANLGIRPSIDPNDANGGRVLLETYCLEWPAGLGAEGAYGKIIRVELLHKLHDELKYDSLDSLQAGIAKDCDDARAFFAQAFSASMHTETSRQTTRDRI; this is encoded by the coding sequence ATGGCGTGCACCGTGGCCACCAAGCCATGCTGGCATTGCTTAAAAATGAGGCCCAGCACCGCGGCGTGCCCAGTTGCGTGATGAGTTTTGAGCCCCATCCCCGCGACTATTTCGCCGCGGTCGCCCGCAAACCCGAACTTGCGCCCGCGCGCATTGCCACGCTGCGCGACAAGCTCACCGAACTGGCGCGCTGCGGCATTGACCAGTGCGTGGTGCTGTCTTTCAATGCCCGGCTGTCCTCGCAGGCCCCCGAGGCCTTTATCCAGGACGTGCTGGTGCAGGGCCTGGGGACAAAATACGTGCTGGTGGGCGATGATTTCCGCTTCGGCGCCAAACGCGCGGGCGACTACGCCATGCTGGATGCGGCGGGCGAGCGCCTGGGTTTTGACGTGGCCCGCATGAACAGCTATGAGGTGCATGGCACCCGGGTGTCCAGTTCTGCCGTGCGGGAAGCACTCGGAGAAGGCCGGATGGACCGGGTGGCCAGCCTGCTGGGCCGGCCTTACAGCATCTCGGGCCATGTGGTGCACGGCCGCAAACTGGGCCGCGACCTGGGTTTTCGCACGCTCAACCTGCGTTTTTCGCACTGGAAACCAGCCGCCAGCGGGATTTTTGCGGTCCATGTGCATGGCCTGGCCGACCAACCCCTGCCCGGTGTCGCCAACCTGGGCATCCGGCCTTCGATCGACCCCAACGACGCCAACGGCGGACGCGTCCTGCTCGAAACCTATTGCCTCGAATGGCCGGCCGGCCTGGGCGCGGAGGGGGCATACGGTAAAATCATCCGCGTGGAACTGCTACACAAACTGCACGATGAACTGAAATACGACAGTCTGGACAGCCTGCAAGCGGGCATTGCCAAAGACTGCGACGACGCGCGGGCATTTTTTGCCCAGGCTTTTTCGGCATCCATGCACACGGAAACCAGCCGCCAGACCACGCGAGACCGAATTTAG